The following proteins are encoded in a genomic region of Pyrus communis chromosome 11, drPyrComm1.1, whole genome shotgun sequence:
- the LOC137709017 gene encoding uncharacterized protein has product KSSLLHHIPKFHGLSMEDPNKHLKEFEVVCSSMTPVNVDGSILKMKAFPFSLMDKAKDWLYELAPGTVTSWESMKRAFLEKFFPTSRVILLRKKISGIQQNHGETFPAYYERFKGLVASCPQHQMKEELLLQYFYEGLLPIERQMVDASAGGALVDKTPRDAKINLPNVPFPRRFMQEKKEESEKDILETFRKVQVNIPLLDAIKQVPKYAKFLKDLCNTKRRRANKEVVKVSENVSAVLQRKLPTKCKDPGSFTIPCVIGHNRFEHAMLDLGASINVMPYSIYASMNLGELKQDGVIIQLADRSNAYPKGVLEDVLVQVNHLIFPADFYVLDMEDSAHSTSLPILLGRPFMKTARTKIDVYKGTLTMEFDGEVIDFNISETMRYPVDDHSCFSIDVIDS; this is encoded by the exons aaatccagtttgttacaccatattccgaagttccatggcttgtctatggaagaccccaacaaacacttgaaggagttcgaggtggtttgttcgagcatgacccccgtcaatgtggatgggagtatattgaagatgaaggcctttccattttcacttatggacaaggccaaagattggctctacgaactagccccgggaactgtgacttcgtgggagagtatgaagcgtgctttcttggagaaattcttccctacttcgagagtgattctcctacggaagaaaattagtggtattcaacagaatcatggtgagacattcccggcttattatgagcgcttcaagggccttgtagcttcatgtcctcaacatcaaatgaaggaggaacttctccttcaatatttctatgagggtctccttcctatcgaacgtcaaatggttgatgcatcagcgggaggagcattggtggacaaaacaccaagggatgccaagatt aatctgcccaatgtaccttttcctcgcaggttcatgcaagaaaaaaaggaagaaagcgagaaggacattcttgaaacgttccggaaagtgcaagtgaacataccgcttctcgatgcaatcaaacaggttccaaagtatgctaaattcctcaaggacctatgcaatacaaagagaagaagggcaaacaaagaggtagtgaaggtaagcgagaatgtgtccgctgttttgcaacgtaaactgcctaccaagtgcaaagaccccggtagtttcacgattccttgtgtaattggacataatcgttttgaacatgccatgcttgatttaggtgcatccataaatgtcatgccttattctatttatgcatctatgaatttgggtgaattaaaacaagatggtgtaattatacaattggctgatcgttctaacgcgtatccaaaaggagttttggaggatgtgcttgtgcaggtgaaccatttaatttttccggctgatttctacgtcctagacatggaggattcagcccattctacatctttgccgattctccttggtaggccattcatgaagacggcccgaacgaagattgatgtatacaaaggcaccttgacaatggaattcgatggggaagtgattgattttaatatttctgaaactatgagatatcccgttgatgaccattcttgtttttccattgatgttatcgattct